GTGTACACCGGCGTCGATACGTTTCTGGGGCCGGTCCAGCTGGCCGCTGCCTACAACAACAAGGACAACTGGACGGCCTACCTCAATATCGGCTTTTCCTTTACCCAGCTCTTTTATTGATGGCGTCCAGCACCTGCTGGCATTGCTGCAGGGCAAACCGGTGAAGGATCCCGGCGAGGCGCTCCTCGTCCCGGTCGCGGATGGCACTGATGGACTGGCTCATGTGCAGCAGGTTGTCCTCCAGCACACGGTTGCCGCCTTCCTGAAAGGCAACAAACGCACAGCGCTTGGCGGATGGCCAGAGGTCATCAATGGCCGCGACGATGAAGTAGTTGTCGGCGTAGGCCAGTGACGCCTGGGTGTATTCGATGCCCAGTTCCAGAAATGCCATCAGGTCGTTTCTCTGGAAGCAGGCCTGCATCCGGTCGTACAGGCTCTCCAGGCGCTCAATGTCCTCGGGCTGCTGGTTACGCACCAGCTTGCGGCCGGTGTGGGTAAGGTAGAGTTCGAGTGTTTCGTACAGGCTGCGAACGAAGAACTCATCCAGCGGCGTTACGAATGCGCCCTTGCGGGGCACGTTCCGCACGAGGTGCCGTTTCTCAAGCAACAGCAAACCTTCCCGTATGGAGCCGTGGCTGACGTCCATCTGCTTGGCCATGGCACCTTCATAGATCCGTTCACCGGATCTGAGCTGGCCAAAGGCGATGAGGTTCTCGATATGACGGGCGACCTGTTCGGTCAGGGTTTCTCTGGGCTTGAACGCGTTCATGTAATGATCTGTCGCTACCGGATACTGACAATTCGGAGAGGGCATAGTCGCACATCGGCCATGCCGGGGCCAGTCAGAGCAATGGTGCCAGCAGTCGAACGGCCCGGATGCCCAGGCGGAACAGGATCGAGCGCTCGCGGTAGTCACTCTCAGTCATTCGTCGCGAGCTTTCCAGGTCCAGTTCGAGCATGGACTCCACGCTGTCGATAAAGTGCCGGGCGGTGGTGATGGCGCTGATCTCGAAATTCAGCCGCATGGACCGGTTATCCAGATTCGCGGTGCCTACCGCCGCGTACCGGTCGTCCACCAGAATGACCTTCTGATGCATGAATCCTGGCTGGTAGCGGTAGATGCCGATGCCGGTCTGGCAGGCCTGGACCAGATAGGAATAGGCGGCCAGGCCGATCAGGCGACTGTCGGACTTTTCCGGGATCAGTATGCGCACATCCACACCCCGGAGAGCCGCCAGCTGCAGCGCGTTCATGATCTGGAAATCGGGCACAAAATAGGGCGAGGCAATCCACAGTCGCTGGCGGGCGTTATTGATGCAGTTCAGGAAGAACAGGGTGCAGGTTTCCCAGGTGTCCGCCGGCCCCGTCGGCAAAATCAGCACCTCGTCGTTCCCGGGCTGGTTGTCCCGCGGTGCCCAGTCGAGCCTGGGGAATTCGTTGCTGGCCCAGTTCCAGTCCTCCAGCCAGGCCAGTTGCAGCCCCGTGACCGCCGGCCCTTCAATCCGGCAGTGGGTGTCGCGCCAGGGTTCCTGGTCCATGGCGGTGCCCAGGTATTCGTCCCCAAGGTTGATGCCACCCACAAAGCCGATCTGGCCGTCACACACCAGCAGCTTCCGGTGGTTGCGAAAGTTGATCTGGAAGCGCCGCCGGCGCACATTGCCATCGCCGAACGACGCCACCCGTGCGCCGGCCGCCGCCAGCTGTTTCAGGTACTTTCTCGGAAGGAAGACGCTCCCGATGTCGTCGTACAGAAACCAGACCTCCACGCCCTGGGCAAGCTTGCGCTCAAGGATCGACTTGATCCGGCGCCCAACCCGGTCCGAGCGCACGATGTAAAACTCCAGCAGGATGTAGCGGGTGGCGTCCTCCATGGCCTCGAACAGAGCTTCAAAGGTGGCCTCGCCATCGCGCAACAGGGTGCAGCGATTGCCATCGGTAAAGGGCTGGCGGCCCAGCCGGCAGAGAACCTGGAGCTCATCGGTGAAACGGTCGGCAGCCGGCGGAGCAATTGATGTGGTTTGCTGCTCGAACCGGTTCAGCAGGCTGGTGAGCGACTCGTCGCCCAGCCGCCGGGCGCGGACATAACCGCCAAAGCGGTGGCGCCCGAATAGCACGAACATGGGGACCGCCACATAGGGAAGGCCCACCAGGGCGATGATCCAGGCGATGGCACCCTGGGTGGTCCGGTAGCTCAGCAGGATGCGATAAATGCAGGCCAATGCCCCCAGGTAGATCAGACCAACGGCAACGGCGAGCAGGAACGAATCGGGCATCAGCGGTCCCCGACGACGGTCTGCGGCTCGTTACCGGTATTGCCCAGGCTGCGAGCCCGGTATTCGGCAGGAGCGACCCCCGTCCATCGTTTGAAGGCGCGGCTGAAGGCACTCAGTTCCGAAAAGCCGAGCAGGAAGGCAATCTCACCGAGGGAATAGTGGTCGGCGGCTACATAGCGGAGTGCCTTGTCCTGACGCACCTGCTCTACCAGCCCCTGGAAACTCAGGCCCTCCTTTTTCAGTTTCCGGTACAGGGTCTGGCGGCTCATGTGGCACTGCCGGGCGAGGCTGTCGG
The nucleotide sequence above comes from Marinobacter gudaonensis. Encoded proteins:
- the cls gene encoding cardiolipin synthase, with product MPDSFLLAVAVGLIYLGALACIYRILLSYRTTQGAIAWIIALVGLPYVAVPMFVLFGRHRFGGYVRARRLGDESLTSLLNRFEQQTTSIAPPAADRFTDELQVLCRLGRQPFTDGNRCTLLRDGEATFEALFEAMEDATRYILLEFYIVRSDRVGRRIKSILERKLAQGVEVWFLYDDIGSVFLPRKYLKQLAAAGARVASFGDGNVRRRRFQINFRNHRKLLVCDGQIGFVGGINLGDEYLGTAMDQEPWRDTHCRIEGPAVTGLQLAWLEDWNWASNEFPRLDWAPRDNQPGNDEVLILPTGPADTWETCTLFFLNCINNARQRLWIASPYFVPDFQIMNALQLAALRGVDVRILIPEKSDSRLIGLAAYSYLVQACQTGIGIYRYQPGFMHQKVILVDDRYAAVGTANLDNRSMRLNFEISAITTARHFIDSVESMLELDLESSRRMTESDYRERSILFRLGIRAVRLLAPLL
- a CDS encoding GntR family transcriptional regulator — its product is MNAFKPRETLTEQVARHIENLIAFGQLRSGERIYEGAMAKQMDVSHGSIREGLLLLEKRHLVRNVPRKGAFVTPLDEFFVRSLYETLELYLTHTGRKLVRNQQPEDIERLESLYDRMQACFQRNDLMAFLELGIEYTQASLAYADNYFIVAAIDDLWPSAKRCAFVAFQEGGNRVLEDNLLHMSQSISAIRDRDEERLAGILHRFALQQCQQVLDAINKRAG